In Sphingobacterium sp. lm-10, one DNA window encodes the following:
- the icd gene encoding NADP-dependent isocitrate dehydrogenase translates to MAEKISLGADGSLQVPQHPIIPFIIGDGIGPDIWHAAVRVFDAAVSQAYGDEKKVAWKEVLAGEKAFNETGSWLPDNTIDAFREYLVGIKGPLTTPVGGGIRSLNVALRKALDLYVCLRPTKWYPGTPSPVKHPEYVDMMIFRENTEDIYVGIEYAADSEESVRLQQFLDQDLKLDYDFRPNTGLGIKVVSEEGTKRLVRAAINYALAQKRSSVAIVHKGNIMKYTEGAFKNWAYEVAEQEFGEQVYTWGQWEKTKAEKGQEEANKEQQIAEEGGKLIIKDVIADNFLQQILLAPRDYSVIATLNLNGDYVSDALAAIVGGIGIAPGANINYQTGHAIFEATHGTAPRFANTDTMNPSSVILSGVMLFEYLGWHEVASIITQALAKTIEEKTVTIDFYNQMDNATLLKTSAFADQIISNFNRTK, encoded by the coding sequence ATGGCCGAAAAAATTTCTTTAGGAGCGGATGGATCACTACAAGTTCCTCAACACCCCATTATCCCTTTTATCATTGGTGACGGTATTGGACCGGATATTTGGCATGCAGCAGTACGCGTTTTCGATGCCGCGGTATCTCAGGCATATGGTGATGAAAAAAAGGTAGCTTGGAAAGAAGTTTTGGCGGGTGAGAAAGCCTTTAATGAAACGGGAAGCTGGCTTCCAGACAATACAATCGACGCGTTTAGAGAATACCTTGTTGGCATAAAAGGCCCCTTAACTACGCCGGTAGGTGGTGGTATACGTTCGCTGAATGTGGCGTTAAGAAAAGCATTGGATTTGTACGTATGTCTTCGACCTACGAAATGGTACCCGGGCACGCCTTCTCCGGTGAAGCATCCGGAGTATGTAGATATGATGATCTTTCGAGAAAATACAGAAGATATTTATGTAGGAATAGAATATGCCGCGGATTCCGAAGAAAGCGTTCGGCTTCAACAATTTCTTGATCAAGATCTGAAGCTGGATTATGATTTTCGTCCGAACACTGGGTTGGGGATCAAAGTAGTATCTGAAGAAGGTACGAAACGATTAGTACGCGCTGCGATAAACTATGCCTTAGCACAAAAAAGATCCTCCGTTGCTATTGTTCACAAAGGGAACATTATGAAATATACCGAGGGAGCTTTCAAAAACTGGGCTTATGAAGTGGCCGAGCAAGAGTTTGGCGAGCAGGTCTATACTTGGGGACAGTGGGAGAAAACAAAGGCGGAAAAAGGGCAGGAGGAAGCAAATAAGGAACAGCAAATCGCTGAAGAGGGAGGTAAATTGATTATTAAGGATGTCATTGCAGATAATTTTCTACAACAAATCCTACTTGCACCTCGAGACTATTCTGTGATTGCTACGCTCAATTTAAATGGAGATTATGTATCTGACGCACTGGCTGCCATCGTTGGCGGAATCGGAATTGCACCGGGTGCTAATATTAATTACCAAACCGGACATGCTATTTTCGAAGCTACACACGGTACAGCACCACGCTTTGCCAATACGGATACGATGAATCCATCATCCGTGATCCTGAGCGGTGTGATGCTGTTTGAGTACTTGGGCTGGCACGAAGTGGCTTCGATTATTACACAGGCATTGGCCAAAACGATCGAGGAGAAAACCGTAACTATTGATTTCTACAATCAAATGGATAATGCCACCTTATTGAAGACAAGCGCTTTCGCCGATCAAATCATTTCAAACTTTAATCGCACCAAATAA
- the metA gene encoding homoserine O-succinyltransferase, producing the protein MPVKIPNNLPAIELLKEENIFVMSDLRASTQDIRPLRVLILNLMPLKITTETDFVRLLSNNPLQVEVEFLRLDTHTPKNTSEEHLELFYKGFGQVTDNFYDGMIITGAPVEMLPFEEVSYWSEMKVIFDWAKTHVTSTLYICWAAQAALHHFYGVEKVPLDRKLFGVFKHSTTENRSPLFRGFDDEFYIPHSRHTTIAKEELLNNPEISILSESDEAGVAVVCSRGGREFYLTGHSEYSPWTLHEEYLRDLERGNDIQLPTNYYRNDDERNPPVVRWSGHANLLFNNWLNYFVYQETPYDLHNVQHLGALNEPTVTIAER; encoded by the coding sequence ATGCCAGTAAAGATACCAAATAATCTACCAGCCATCGAGCTTCTCAAGGAAGAGAACATCTTTGTAATGAGTGATTTACGTGCCAGCACGCAAGATATCAGGCCGCTGCGCGTCTTGATCCTTAACCTAATGCCGCTGAAAATCACGACAGAGACCGATTTTGTCCGGTTGCTCTCTAATAATCCTTTGCAGGTGGAGGTCGAGTTTTTAAGGCTCGATACACATACCCCTAAAAACACGTCTGAAGAACATTTGGAATTATTTTACAAAGGTTTTGGCCAGGTTACAGACAATTTCTACGATGGTATGATCATTACTGGGGCGCCAGTAGAAATGTTGCCTTTCGAAGAAGTGAGTTATTGGAGTGAAATGAAGGTGATTTTTGACTGGGCTAAAACGCACGTTACCTCTACTTTGTACATTTGTTGGGCTGCGCAGGCAGCTTTACATCATTTTTACGGTGTGGAGAAAGTTCCATTAGACCGAAAGCTTTTTGGCGTATTCAAACACAGCACGACAGAAAACCGTAGTCCTTTGTTTCGGGGGTTTGACGATGAGTTTTATATTCCGCATAGTCGGCACACCACCATCGCTAAAGAAGAGTTGTTAAACAACCCAGAGATTTCCATCTTGTCCGAGTCTGACGAGGCGGGTGTAGCCGTCGTATGCTCGCGGGGAGGTAGGGAATTCTATTTAACAGGGCATTCAGAATATTCACCTTGGACGCTACACGAGGAGTACCTAAGAGATTTGGAGCGAGGCAACGACATACAATTGCCCACAAACTATTATCGAAACGATGATGAACGAAATCCACCAGTTGTACGTTGGAGCGGACATGCCAATCTATTGTTTAACAATTGGTTGAACTATTTCGTTTATCAGGAAACTCCATACGACTTACATAATGTGCAGCATTTAGGAGCGTTGAACGAGCCTACCGTAACAATCGCTGAGCGATAG
- a CDS encoding aminotransferase class I/II-fold pyridoxal phosphate-dependent enzyme, which yields MYNFKNDYAEGAHPSILNRLIETNLVQQSGYGEDEYGLRAKELLKEKLGNKWATIHFVSGGTQANLLVISSLLRPHEAVISATSGHIYTNEAGAIEAVGHKVIGIATTDGKLKAADIEKVLESYNLKPHVVKPRLVYISNTTEMGTVYSKTELQDLYAQCKANSLLLFLDGARLGHALMAPGSDLLLEDVSRFTDVFYMGATKNGGLLGEAIIFNHSGVGAEFDYIMKQKGALLAKGRLLGVQFLCLFEGELYLKLAQHANLMAAKIAQAIKKEGYHFLSLPQSNQLFPILPMALIQKLTEKYQFYIWQKVDEKEAAVRLITSWATPEDVVDELIQDIRLFAPEGVPVNLS from the coding sequence ATGTATAATTTTAAAAATGATTACGCAGAGGGTGCACACCCATCTATATTAAACCGTTTGATAGAGACCAACCTGGTGCAGCAGTCAGGATATGGAGAAGATGAGTATGGTTTGCGGGCGAAGGAATTACTGAAGGAAAAGCTGGGAAACAAATGGGCTACTATTCATTTTGTTTCCGGTGGTACGCAAGCCAACCTGTTGGTTATCTCCTCTTTATTGCGCCCGCACGAAGCAGTGATCAGTGCTACATCAGGTCATATCTATACGAATGAAGCTGGCGCTATTGAAGCGGTTGGTCATAAGGTAATCGGCATCGCTACAACAGATGGTAAATTGAAAGCCGCTGACATTGAAAAAGTACTGGAATCGTATAACCTGAAACCCCATGTGGTAAAACCTAGGCTAGTTTACATTTCCAATACTACCGAGATGGGTACCGTATATTCTAAAACCGAATTGCAGGATCTCTATGCGCAGTGCAAAGCAAATAGTCTGTTGCTTTTTCTAGATGGTGCAAGACTAGGACACGCCTTAATGGCTCCAGGAAGTGATTTGTTGCTGGAAGATGTGAGTCGATTTACGGATGTATTTTATATGGGAGCTACTAAGAATGGTGGCTTGTTAGGAGAGGCCATCATATTTAATCATAGCGGAGTGGGAGCGGAATTCGACTATATCATGAAACAAAAAGGAGCTTTGCTAGCTAAAGGTCGCCTTTTAGGCGTGCAATTTCTCTGTCTTTTTGAAGGAGAACTGTATCTCAAGCTGGCTCAACATGCCAACTTGATGGCGGCTAAGATTGCGCAGGCCATCAAAAAGGAAGGATACCACTTCTTATCACTACCGCAGTCTAACCAGCTATTTCCGATCTTACCGATGGCTTTGATCCAGAAATTGACGGAAAAGTATCAGTTTTATATTTGGCAAAAGGTGGATGAGAAAGAAGCCGCTGTGCGCCTGATTACATCCTGGGCCACTCCGGAAGATGTCGTGGACGAGTTGATTCAAGATATACGTCTCTTCGCACCCGAGGGTGTACCAGTAAACCTTTCGTAA